CTGAAGAGCCTGCAGAAGCATTTCAGAAGCGACACAAGTTACATAGGATAGATTAACCGATAATTTTATTAATAATTATTTCTTTCCTGCTCTATGGCGCCTGAAAATCTTCAACCGATAAAAGTTTCTTATGATGACATCAACTGCCTTGTTGAGAAAGCATGCTCAGAAGTTATTAAGGATGAATATTTTCCTGATGCAATTGTCGGGATAAGCTCAGGCGGCTTGACTCCTGCAAGGATGGCAAAATTCTTTCTTAACAAAGATTTTCCCTGCTGCGACATCCCGGTTTATGTAATCGGGCTTTCGAGCTACGGAAGCAGAAAAAACAGCCTTCCGGATATTGTGATGAGGCAGAAGCTGGATTCAGAGCTTGAGGAAAAAATTGCGGGCTCAAAAATACTGATGGTTGATGAAGTGGATGACACAAGGAGAACTCTTGAGAAAGCATCAGATTACCTTCTTTCCCTGAATATTTCTGAACTCAGGATTCTTGTTGTGCACTCCAAAGACAAGGAAAAAGATGGAAGCATTCCTGAGAATGTCAGATTGTATTACGGGAAAAAAACTCCCGACTGCTGGATTGAATATCCCTGGGGCTAAAAGAATTTTTACTTTCTTCCTTTTTCAA
This DNA window, taken from Candidatus Woesearchaeota archaeon, encodes the following:
- a CDS encoding phosphoribosyltransferase family protein, whose product is MAPENLQPIKVSYDDINCLVEKACSEVIKDEYFPDAIVGISSGGLTPARMAKFFLNKDFPCCDIPVYVIGLSSYGSRKNSLPDIVMRQKLDSELEEKIAGSKILMVDEVDDTRRTLEKASDYLLSLNISELRILVVHSKDKEKDGSIPENVRLYYGKKTPDCWIEYPWG